The Roseimicrobium gellanilyticum genome contains a region encoding:
- a CDS encoding ester cyclase, whose product MPLTPAQMDRKLDEHFGHEASDNVEGVLATLTEDVTHDIVGWPTGPSRDHASVRGFYETLFSDLADGKATSLNRKYGENFMVDESLWEGRAPGRPFGIEGNNRPLSFRLLHVLEFRDDGQIQKEQVWVDLASILQQLAPANAA is encoded by the coding sequence ATGCCGCTCACCCCTGCCCAAATGGATCGAAAGCTGGATGAACACTTCGGCCACGAAGCCAGCGACAACGTGGAGGGCGTGCTCGCCACGCTCACCGAGGACGTCACCCATGACATCGTCGGCTGGCCCACCGGACCCAGCCGCGATCATGCCAGCGTCCGTGGCTTCTATGAAACGCTCTTCAGCGATCTCGCTGACGGCAAGGCCACCTCATTGAATCGCAAGTATGGCGAGAACTTCATGGTGGATGAGTCCCTCTGGGAAGGCCGCGCTCCTGGGCGTCCCTTCGGCATCGAAGGAAACAATCGTCCCCTCTCCTTCCGTCTGCTGCACGTGCTGGAGTTTCGCGACGATGGTCAGATTCAGAAGGAACAGGTGTGGGTGGACCTCGCTTCCATTCTGCAACAACTCGCTCCTGCAAACGCGGCATGA
- a CDS encoding GNAT family N-acetyltransferase yields the protein MAVTIRLLGSADAALIATAADVFDHCPQAHLTAEFLQDPRHHLIAAIDDSQLVGFISAVHYVHPDKPAELWINEVGVAPSHQGQGIGRQMLRLVLEHGKKLGCVNAWVLTDRNNPAAMRLYAGAGGVEAEKPAVMFEFGLEGGESITESQP from the coding sequence ATGGCCGTTACCATCAGGCTTCTAGGAAGCGCTGACGCAGCTCTGATTGCGACGGCGGCGGATGTCTTTGATCACTGTCCACAGGCGCATCTCACCGCGGAGTTCCTACAGGATCCACGGCACCACTTGATTGCTGCCATCGACGATTCGCAGTTGGTGGGCTTCATTTCCGCCGTGCACTACGTGCATCCGGACAAGCCTGCGGAACTCTGGATCAACGAAGTGGGAGTTGCTCCTTCGCACCAAGGGCAGGGCATTGGGCGCCAGATGCTGCGTCTTGTGTTGGAACATGGGAAGAAGCTCGGATGCGTGAACGCCTGGGTACTCACGGATCGAAACAATCCTGCCGCCATGCGTCTTTATGCCGGTGCCGGCGGGGTGGAGGCGGAGAAGCCGGCAGTGATGTTCGAGTTCGGCCTTGAAGGAGGTGAGTCGATCACAGAATCGCAGCCATAG
- a CDS encoding DUF502 domain-containing protein, protein MSDPHFSASPIRHPLVWVRNKFLAGLAIVIPLVVTFWILRLVYDFIRGLSQPLLESFAGLYNQTMPDPNLHVDIASPHFSQFVSLVGFLIPMGLVVALGVMATNVIGVRVVSAMDKLLLSIPVISFIYKSLKQVIEAFRGFGGTRSFKRVVYVDYPSPGMKLIGFVTGQYDDPKTKKNMSCVFLPGALSPMTGLLIVTETSRLEDAPLSIEDAMKMIFSGGLIGPSSEEEQKAKAARKPKSSKHSEARPQVAQNPDFAHLPTAEDSLDTFVDPPTSGAGGSAAPDKPVLVGAGNRER, encoded by the coding sequence ATGTCTGACCCCCATTTCTCAGCATCCCCCATCCGCCACCCCCTAGTGTGGGTTCGCAACAAGTTCCTTGCGGGCTTGGCGATCGTCATCCCGTTGGTGGTGACGTTCTGGATTCTGAGGCTGGTGTACGACTTCATTCGGGGTCTGAGTCAGCCGCTGCTGGAGTCCTTTGCCGGGCTGTACAACCAGACGATGCCCGACCCCAATCTTCATGTCGACATCGCCAGCCCGCACTTCTCCCAGTTTGTGAGCCTGGTGGGCTTCCTCATTCCCATGGGGCTGGTGGTGGCCCTGGGGGTCATGGCCACGAACGTCATCGGTGTCCGGGTGGTGTCCGCTATGGACAAGCTCCTGCTGAGCATCCCGGTCATCTCCTTCATTTACAAGTCGCTGAAGCAGGTGATCGAGGCCTTCCGCGGCTTCGGGGGCACCCGCAGCTTCAAGAGGGTCGTGTATGTGGACTACCCTTCGCCTGGTATGAAGCTCATTGGGTTCGTCACCGGTCAGTACGACGACCCGAAGACGAAGAAGAACATGAGCTGTGTCTTCCTGCCCGGCGCTCTCAGCCCCATGACCGGGTTGCTGATCGTCACTGAGACCTCCCGACTGGAGGACGCACCCTTGAGCATCGAGGACGCGATGAAGATGATCTTCTCCGGCGGACTTATCGGCCCCTCATCCGAGGAAGAACAGAAGGCCAAGGCTGCTCGCAAGCCGAAGTCTTCCAAGCATTCAGAGGCCAGACCCCAAGTCGCGCAGAATCCCGACTTCGCACACCTGCCTACCGCCGAAGATTCGCTGGATACGTTCGTTGACCCTCCCACGAGCGGTGCCGGAGGCAGTGCCGCGCCGGACAAGCCGGTGCTTGTAGGAGCAGGAAACCGGGAGCGCTAG
- a CDS encoding LptA/OstA family protein: protein MTPSTYLIAVPLSLIAISGWLVKVENDSFTKGTRTSQIQQVPNYAGGRTAVGVQPPVSGELTFEHSRFAWAKDDGSAPGPLGEDVGQRPLGARALPRAHWIDSGNAAPRAKSSKLPEIGDFREQPAPEDLAFEAVQSGSGFHITADEATRVDMGNLKVVFRGRVSLSSPQFHLTGEELVVHLGKDRTSFKMMEAKGAVNVQLTGVPPEKRYRGQSQNAVYDPGKGTLVMTGWPKIQGQGQELVAAEQSTRVLLYPKTGKMLTEGRAQTRVAKRLMEEAGQGAGN, encoded by the coding sequence GTGACGCCGTCCACTTACCTCATCGCTGTGCCGTTGAGTCTGATAGCCATCTCGGGCTGGCTCGTGAAGGTGGAGAATGACAGCTTTACTAAAGGCACGCGAACCTCTCAAATTCAGCAGGTTCCAAACTATGCCGGCGGAAGGACTGCCGTTGGTGTGCAGCCCCCGGTATCTGGGGAACTGACCTTTGAGCACTCAAGGTTTGCGTGGGCCAAGGACGACGGTTCCGCCCCCGGTCCGCTCGGCGAAGACGTCGGCCAACGCCCCCTTGGAGCACGCGCCCTCCCCCGGGCACATTGGATTGACTCTGGAAATGCCGCTCCGCGCGCCAAATCTTCGAAATTGCCTGAAATTGGGGACTTTAGGGAACAACCTGCCCCTGAAGACCTGGCATTCGAAGCCGTGCAATCCGGTTCTGGATTTCACATCACTGCAGACGAAGCAACCCGGGTCGACATGGGCAACCTCAAAGTGGTGTTTCGTGGGCGCGTCTCGCTCAGCTCTCCTCAGTTCCATCTCACTGGGGAAGAACTGGTGGTACACCTGGGTAAGGACCGGACGTCCTTTAAAATGATGGAGGCTAAAGGTGCAGTGAACGTGCAACTTACCGGCGTCCCCCCGGAAAAGCGGTATCGCGGCCAGTCGCAGAACGCGGTCTACGACCCTGGCAAAGGCACCCTCGTGATGACCGGTTGGCCCAAGATTCAGGGCCAGGGCCAGGAGCTCGTTGCCGCTGAGCAGAGCACCCGCGTTCTCCTCTACCCGAAGACGGGCAAGATGCTTACAGAAGGCCGGGCTCAAACCCGCGTCGCAAAGCGTCTTATGGAAGAGGCCGGTCAGGGTGCGGGCAACTAG